A region from the Sorex araneus isolate mSorAra2 chromosome 6, mSorAra2.pri, whole genome shotgun sequence genome encodes:
- the LOC101544465 gene encoding olfactory receptor 51Q1, translated as MSKVTNITQESFYFILTGIPGFEAYHIWISIPFFCFYTISIMGNTTILSVIHREPSLHQPMYLFLSMLALTDLGLTLTTLPTVMRLLWFDIQTISFEACFAQLFFMHTFSFMESSVLLAMSFDRYVAICRPLHYATILTNTVISKIGIAIVFRCVLAVLPPLFLLKRLPFCRSHLLTHSYCLHPDMIRLVCADTRVNSWYGLALILLITVLDPLLIVLSYVMILKSVLGAASTAERLRALNNCLSHILAVLVLFVPMVAVSVTHRFAKHTSPLVHAIIANIYLLAPPVMNPIIYSVKTKQIRQGIRRLFSKKNIHLR; from the coding sequence ATGTCCAAGGTGACTAACATCACCCAAGAATCCTTCTACTTCATCCTCACTGGCATCCCGGGATTTGAAGCTTACCACATCTGGATCTCCATCCCCTTCTTCTGTTTCTACACCATCTCCATCATGGGCAACACCACCATTCTATCTGTCATCCACAGAgaaccatctctccaccagccCATGTACCTATTTCTCTCCATGCTGGCCCTGACTGACCTGGGTCTCACCCTCACCACCCTGCCCACAGTCATGAGACTTCTCTGGTTTGATATCCAGACAATCAGCTTTGAAGCCTGCTTTGCCCAGTTATTTTTCATGCACACATTCTCCTTCATGGAATCTTCTGTCCTGCTGGCCATGTCttttgaccgctatgtggccatctgtcgCCCTCTGCATTATGCCaccatcctcaccaacactgtcATTAGCAAGATTGGAATAGCCATCGTTTTCCGTTGTGTTCTGGCTGTTCTTCCACCACTTTTTTTACTCAAGCGTTTGCCCTTTTGTCGTTCCCACCTTCTCACTCACTCCTATTGTCTTCATCCAGATATGATACGCCTTGTCTGTGCTGATACGCGGGTCAACAGTTGGTATGGTTTGGCTCTAATTTTGCTTATTACTGTGCTGGACCCACTCCTCATTGTGCTCTCCTATGTAATGATTTTGAAAAGTGTCTTAGGAGCAGCCTCTACTGCTGAGAGACTCCGGGCCCTCAATAACTGTCTGTCCCACATTCTAGCTGTTCTGGTCCTGTTTGTTCCTATGGTTGCGGTATCTGTAACTCACCGTTTTGCTAAGCATACGTCTCCACTGGTCCATGCCATAATAGCCAATATCTATCTGTTGGCACCCCCTGTGATGAATCCTATCATTTATAGTGTCAAGACTAAGCAAATCCGACAAGGAATTAGAcgtttgttttccaaaaaaaacaTTCACTTAAGGTGA
- the LOC101544731 gene encoding olfactory receptor 51I2-like, which produces MQLKSNESIDFLSVFLTGIPGLEAEHGWLSIPFFAMYIVAIVGNSLIMAAVQADTALHEPMYLFLSMLAITEVGVSVSTLPTVMGILWFDIRKINFDGCLAQMFFIHTFSCMESGVLLAMSYDRFVAIYNPLRYTAILTLSRIISMGVGITLKSVLFMTPLPILLRRLPYCHINVLSHSYCLHSDLIQLPCADTKLNSILGLSIVLASFGLDSLLIVVSYVLILYTVLGIASGEGRRKALNTCVSHICAVLIYYVPMIGVSVMHRAAKHASPLAHTLMSSVYLFVPPVLNPIIYSVKTKPIRQGIVALFHKKELP; this is translated from the coding sequence ATGCAACTGAAAAGCAATGAAAGCATAGACTTCCTCTCTGTCTTCTTGACTGGAATCCCAGGTCTGGAAGCTGAACATGGATGGCTTTCCATTCCCTTCTTTGCCATGTACATTGTGGCCATTGTGGGGAACAGCCTAATTATGGCAGCTGTGCAGGCAGATACTGCCCTACATGAACCTATGTATCTATTCCTCTCCATGCTGGCTATCACTGAGGTTGGTGTCTCTGTGTCTACTCTGCCCACTGTCATGGGTATTCTTTGGTTTGATATCCGCAAGATTAACTTTGATGGCTGTTTGGCCCAGATGTTCTTCATTCACACCTTCTCCTGTATGGAATCAGGAGTCCTGCTAGCTATGAGCTATGATCGCTTTGTAGCCATTTACAATCCTTTACGATACACAGCCATCTTGACCTTGTCACGCATCATCTCCATGGGGGTGGGCATTACACTGAAGAGTGTGCTATTCATGACACCACTTCCAATCCTTCTAAGACGATTGCCTTATTGTCATATTAATGTCCTCTCCCACTCTTACTGTCTCCATTCAGACCTGATCCAGCTGCCTTGTGCTGACACTAAACTCAATAGCATTCTAGGACTATCCATTGTCTTGGCCTCTTTTGGGCTAGACTCATTGCTTATCGTGGTCTCTTATGTACTGATTCTTTACACGGTTCTGGGCATTGCTTCTGGGGAGGGACGACGGAAGGCTCTCAACACATGTGTGTCACATATCTGTGCAGTTCTCATATACTATGTGCCGATGATTGGTGTGTCTGTGATGCATCGGGCTGCCAAGCATGCCTCACCCCTGGCACACACACTCATGTCTAGTGTCTACCTCTTTGTGCCACCTGTACTCAATCCTATTATCTATAGTGTCAAGACGAAGCCAATTCGACAGGGAATTGTTGCCTTATTCCACAAAAAAGAATTGCCCTGA
- the LOC101558454 gene encoding olfactory receptor 51I1, translated as MLGFNGTPFQPATLQLTGIPGMQTGQGWVALVFCILYLISILGNLSILVLVIREPALHQPMYYFLSMLSLNDLGVSLSTLPTVLATFCFDYRHIGFDACLVQMFFIHTFSFMESGILLAMSFDRFVAICDPLHYATVLTNSRILGMGLGILAKSFTTLFPFPFLVKRLPFCKGNVLHHSYCLHPDLMKVACGDIHVNNIYGLFVVIFTYGVDSLFILLSYALILRAVLAIASREQRLKALNTCMSHICAVLAFYVPIIAVSMIHRFWKSAPPVVHVMMSNVYLFVPPMLNPIIYSVKTKEIRKGILKVFNKSQS; from the coding sequence ATGTTGGGCTTCAATGGTACCCCCTTCCAGCCAGCCACACTCCAGTTGACAGGCATTCCTGGGATGCAGACAGGTCAAGGCTGGGTTGCTCTGGTTTTCTGCATCCTCTACCTGATCTCCATCTTAGGCAACCTCAGCATCCTCGTTCTGGTGATTCGGGAGCCTGCTCTGCACCAACCCATGTACTACTTCCTCTCTATGCTTTCTCTCAATGATTTGGGAGTGTCCCTCTCTACACTTCCCACTGTACTTGCTACCTTCTGCTTCGACTACCGTCACATTGGCTTTGATGCCTGCTTGGTTCAGATGTTCTTCATCCACACTTTCTCTTTCATGGAGTCAGGCATTTTACTGGCCATGAGTTTCGACCGTTTTGTAGCTATTTGTGATCCACTGCACTATGCAACTGTACTTACCAACAGTCGCATCTTGGGTATGGGCTTGGGCATCCTTGCCAAGAGTTTTaccactctctttcctttcccctttctggTGAAGAGACTGCCTTTCTGCAAGGGCAATGTTTTGCATCACTCATATTGCCTCCATCCAGATCTCATGAAAGTTGCATGTGGAGACATTCATGTTAACAACATCTATGGACTCTTTGTGGTCATTTTTACATATGGTGTAGACTCATTGTTCATCTTGCTTTCCTATGCATTGATCCTGAGAGCTGTGCTAGCCATTGCATCCCGGGAACAGCGACTTAAGGCACTCAACACCTGCATGTCACATATCTGTGCAGTACTGGCCTTTTATGTACCTATCATTGCTGTTTCCATGATCCACCGCTTCTGGAAAAGTGCTCCACCTGTTGTTCATGTCATGATGTCCAATGTTTACCTATTTGTACCCCCCATGCTCAACCCCATCATCTATAGTGTGAAGACTAAAGAGATACGCAAAGGGATCCTCAAGGTCTTTAATAAATCCCAGAGTTGA